Proteins from a genomic interval of Bifidobacterium longum subsp. infantis ATCC 15697 = JCM 1222 = DSM 20088:
- a CDS encoding ribose-phosphate diphosphokinase — MSAILEGTPDKRLVLVTGRAYPELAEKVAECLGTEILETTSYDFANGEMYVRFTEPVRGADVFVLQCHSGDINKWIMEQLIMIDALKRASAKSITVVAPFLGYSRQDKKHRGREPITARLIFDLFHAAGADRIMTVDLHAAQEQGFFDGPVDHLTAMPVLLDYVRSTLDLGNTTIVSPDAGRIKVSEQWAAKLGNLPLAFIHKQRDITRPNHAEAHGIIGDVDGRNCVVIDDMVDTAGTICEAVRTLNESGAKSVTLVATHGLLSGPAVERLANCGAHEIVFMDTVPIPEEKRLPNMTVLSCAPLLAAGIRSVFEEGSVAILLDGLPEDMRPRNIYA, encoded by the coding sequence ATGTCGGCGATTCTTGAAGGCACTCCGGATAAACGACTCGTATTGGTCACGGGCCGCGCCTACCCCGAGCTAGCTGAGAAGGTGGCCGAATGCTTGGGAACCGAAATCCTCGAAACCACGTCCTATGACTTTGCCAATGGCGAGATGTACGTGCGTTTCACCGAACCGGTGCGTGGTGCGGACGTGTTCGTGCTGCAGTGTCATTCGGGCGATATCAACAAGTGGATCATGGAACAGCTCATCATGATCGACGCTTTGAAGCGCGCCTCCGCCAAGTCGATTACCGTGGTGGCGCCCTTCCTCGGCTACTCGCGCCAGGATAAGAAGCACCGCGGTCGTGAGCCCATCACCGCCCGTCTGATTTTCGATCTGTTCCACGCCGCCGGTGCCGACCGCATTATGACGGTCGATCTGCACGCCGCTCAGGAGCAGGGTTTCTTCGATGGTCCGGTCGATCATCTAACCGCCATGCCGGTGCTGCTCGATTACGTGCGTTCCACCCTTGATCTGGGCAACACCACCATCGTGTCCCCGGATGCCGGCCGTATCAAGGTGTCCGAACAGTGGGCCGCCAAGCTAGGCAATCTGCCGCTGGCGTTCATCCACAAACAGCGTGATATCACCCGCCCGAACCATGCCGAGGCACATGGCATTATCGGCGATGTCGACGGCCGCAACTGCGTGGTCATCGACGACATGGTCGATACCGCCGGTACTATCTGCGAAGCCGTGCGCACACTGAACGAATCCGGCGCCAAGTCGGTGACCTTGGTCGCCACTCATGGCTTGCTTTCCGGCCCGGCCGTGGAGCGACTGGCCAACTGCGGCGCGCATGAAATCGTGTTTATGGACACCGTGCCGATTCCTGAAGAGAAGCGCCTGCCGAATATGACCGTGCTGTCTTGCGCACCGCTGCTGGCCGCGGGTATTCGCTCCGTGTTCGAGGAAGGTTCTGTGGCGATTCTGCTCGACGGCCTGCCCGAAGACATGCGTCCGCGCAATATCTATGCGTGA
- the rpsF gene encoding 30S ribosomal protein S6, whose amino-acid sequence MSAHKYELMFIADPELDERGLKKLTEQYLELVTKEGGSFDEPDYWGRRKLAYEIAGKTEGNYVVVKYTAEPATSDELDRVLNLNESVIRTKILRKG is encoded by the coding sequence ATGTCTGCGCACAAGTACGAACTGATGTTCATCGCCGATCCTGAGCTGGATGAGCGCGGTCTGAAGAAGCTGACCGAGCAGTATCTGGAACTCGTCACCAAGGAAGGCGGCTCTTTCGATGAGCCCGATTACTGGGGCCGTCGCAAGCTCGCCTATGAGATTGCCGGTAAGACCGAAGGCAACTACGTCGTGGTGAAGTACACCGCCGAGCCCGCTACCAGCGATGAGCTCGACCGTGTTCTGAACCTCAACGAATCCGTGATCCGTACGAAGATCCTTCGTAAGGGCTGA
- a CDS encoding single-stranded DNA-binding protein, which produces MAGETVITIVGNLTADPELRTIGSGATVASFTIASTPRTWNRQTNQFEDGQALFMRCAAWRDLADHCVQSLKKGMRVIATGRLQQRSYQAQDGSQRTVVEMQLDEIGPSLRYATAQVTRQSSGQGGFQGRSGGLQGGQQPNQGYGNQGGQGGYAGGQGGYNGGYQGGGAGYSQQPAAPANPSAPAADPWSNAGASDAGSFSTFGASSDFGGGDDSDPEF; this is translated from the coding sequence ATGGCAGGCGAAACCGTCATCACCATCGTGGGCAACCTCACTGCGGACCCCGAGCTGCGCACTATCGGCAGCGGCGCGACCGTGGCGAGCTTCACGATTGCTTCTACCCCGCGAACCTGGAATCGTCAGACCAACCAGTTCGAGGATGGTCAGGCGCTGTTCATGAGGTGCGCCGCTTGGCGTGATCTGGCCGACCACTGCGTCCAGTCCCTGAAGAAGGGCATGCGCGTGATTGCCACCGGTCGCCTCCAGCAGCGTTCCTATCAGGCACAGGATGGTTCCCAGCGAACCGTCGTGGAGATGCAGCTCGATGAAATCGGGCCCTCCCTGCGTTACGCCACCGCACAGGTGACCCGCCAGTCGTCCGGTCAGGGCGGCTTCCAGGGTCGTTCCGGTGGTCTCCAGGGTGGTCAGCAGCCCAATCAGGGCTATGGCAACCAGGGTGGCCAAGGTGGTTATGCCGGTGGCCAGGGCGGTTACAACGGTGGCTATCAGGGTGGTGGCGCTGGATACTCCCAGCAGCCTGCCGCTCCCGCCAACCCGTCCGCTCCTGCGGCCGACCCGTGGAGCAATGCCGGTGCATCTGATGCCGGTAGCTTCTCCACGTTCGGCGCTTCCTCCGATTTCGGCGGCGGCGACGATTCCGACCCGGAGTTCTGA
- the rpsR gene encoding 30S ribosomal protein S18: protein MSRKRPQPPVKPFKKKPNPLKAAKVTEIDYKDVALLRKFISDRGKIRSRRITGVTVQEQRELSKAIKNAREMALLPYATSGR from the coding sequence ATGTCACGTAAGAGGCCGCAACCGCCGGTCAAGCCGTTCAAGAAGAAGCCGAACCCGCTGAAGGCCGCCAAGGTCACCGAGATCGATTACAAGGACGTCGCGCTGCTGCGCAAGTTCATTTCCGATCGCGGCAAGATTCGTTCCCGTCGTATCACCGGCGTGACCGTGCAGGAACAGCGCGAGCTCTCCAAGGCGATCAAGAACGCCCGCGAGATGGCCCTGCTGCCGTACGCCACCTCGGGTCGCTGA
- the rplI gene encoding 50S ribosomal protein L9, translated as MAETKVILTKTVSNLGHSGDVVDVKAGYARNYLFPQGLAFAWTKGAEAQITAMKRARLAKAVATREDAVAAKAAIEGTTVEIAAKVSESGKLFGGISNEAIAIALSDKAAVNPKAIEVETIKTTGDFPAKVALHPEITASFFVKVVAE; from the coding sequence ATGGCTGAAACCAAGGTTATTCTCACCAAGACCGTGTCCAACCTGGGCCACTCCGGTGACGTTGTCGACGTGAAGGCCGGCTACGCCCGCAACTACCTGTTCCCGCAGGGCCTCGCTTTCGCGTGGACCAAGGGTGCTGAGGCTCAGATCACCGCTATGAAGCGCGCTCGTCTGGCCAAGGCCGTCGCTACCCGCGAGGACGCCGTCGCCGCTAAGGCCGCCATCGAGGGCACCACCGTCGAGATCGCCGCCAAGGTGTCCGAGTCCGGCAAGCTGTTCGGTGGTATCTCCAACGAGGCCATCGCCATCGCTCTGTCCGACAAGGCCGCGGTGAACCCGAAGGCCATCGAGGTCGAGACCATCAAGACCACCGGCGATTTCCCCGCCAAGGTGGCCCTCCACCCGGAGATCACCGCTTCCTTCTTCGTGAAGGTCGTGGCCGAGTGA
- a CDS encoding transposase translates to MMPRVDCPMCGVVVASAPGGGARRPVHPGCSNAGLEAFNNGIKVAIRMAYGFHHVTNLIGLVMLRCGGLDIRLPQPAI, encoded by the coding sequence ATGATGCCGCGCGTCGACTGCCCCATGTGCGGCGTGGTCGTCGCATCGGCGCCGGGGGGCGGAGCCCGGCGGCCGGTTCACCCGGGCTGTTCGAACGCGGGGCTCGAGGCGTTCAACAACGGGATCAAGGTCGCCATCCGCATGGCCTACGGCTTCCACCACGTCACCAACCTCATCGGCCTGGTCATGCTCAGATGCGGCGGACTCGACATCCGACTGCCACAACCCGCAATCTAA
- a CDS encoding ABC transporter ATP-binding protein: protein MKSLSATLYCNRVSKTIGGKPVLNDISFSAYPGETIALIGPNGAGKTTLLKTLGGLIAPDQGETNIRGRIMNPENRDMLLRQVGMLIGIPVFERGMSVRAILHKHLAFMRCDWSPDETMERVGLASMGDLPADTLSMGNRMRLALATALAHHPTLLLLDEPMNGLDPTGMKLFCRIIREENKRGVTAIISAHMLAQLETIGDQVIVINHGSVKAQHAMSDISDLESYYFRHTQD from the coding sequence ATGAAATCACTGTCGGCAACTCTCTACTGCAACAGGGTGTCGAAAACTATCGGCGGGAAACCGGTCCTGAACGACATATCATTCAGCGCGTATCCCGGAGAAACCATCGCCCTGATCGGCCCGAACGGGGCCGGTAAGACCACGCTGCTCAAAACCTTGGGTGGCCTGATCGCCCCCGACCAAGGTGAAACTAATATCCGCGGCCGTATCATGAACCCCGAGAACCGCGACATGCTATTGAGACAGGTCGGCATGCTGATCGGCATTCCCGTCTTCGAGCGAGGCATGAGCGTACGGGCCATCCTCCACAAGCATCTAGCGTTCATGCGATGCGACTGGTCCCCCGACGAAACAATGGAACGGGTCGGCTTGGCCTCCATGGGGGATTTACCGGCCGATACCTTGTCCATGGGCAACCGCATGCGCCTTGCACTGGCAACGGCCCTGGCGCATCATCCCACGCTCCTGCTCCTGGATGAGCCGATGAACGGGTTAGACCCCACGGGTATGAAGCTGTTTTGCCGCATCATCCGGGAAGAGAACAAACGAGGAGTCACGGCCATCATCAGTGCGCACATGCTCGCCCAACTCGAAACCATCGGAGACCAGGTCATCGTCATCAATCACGGTTCCGTCAAAGCGCAACATGCCATGAGCGACATCAGCGATCTGGAATCCTACTATTTCCGCCACACTCAGGACTAA
- a CDS encoding ABC transporter permease — protein MMGSLTTSQAEQLSAGVWQLGLVAVGCTIAPQLLSESISEGLLEYQRNLPVPRICLLIADFIIWIAVSIPGVVAGFVASTMKFGLIQMATSYLVMMLLLCALGNLSLGYMLAIGLPCGGVTVVGQLIMLATMLFAPILYPSDKLPSIVLTIHDWMPFVPMHRMLTDAAFPGSNISHSIDLFVVFAWCLTGVAGCLAGLSKRR, from the coding sequence ATGATGGGAAGTCTCACCACCAGTCAGGCTGAGCAACTCTCTGCAGGTGTATGGCAGCTTGGTCTGGTGGCGGTGGGGTGCACTATTGCTCCGCAGCTATTATCGGAATCCATTTCCGAAGGATTACTTGAATATCAGCGTAATTTGCCGGTACCGAGGATTTGTCTCCTGATAGCTGACTTCATTATCTGGATTGCGGTGTCCATTCCGGGTGTCGTTGCCGGATTCGTTGCCTCAACAATGAAATTTGGACTCATACAGATGGCGACCTCATATTTAGTCATGATGTTACTTCTCTGTGCATTGGGGAACCTGTCATTGGGGTACATGTTGGCTATAGGGCTACCTTGCGGTGGAGTAACGGTTGTCGGTCAGCTAATCATGCTAGCAACAATGCTGTTCGCACCGATTCTATACCCGTCCGACAAATTACCATCAATAGTTCTTACCATTCATGATTGGATGCCCTTCGTACCGATGCACCGAATGCTCACCGATGCCGCATTCCCCGGTAGCAACATAAGCCATTCGATTGATTTATTCGTAGTCTTCGCATGGTGTCTTACCGGCGTGGCCGGTTGCCTTGCGGGATTATCCAAAAGGAGATGA
- a CDS encoding ABC transporter ATP-binding protein: MEQYCSLSVRDLNKRFGRFSSDVWALRDVSFSLPKGTLTGVLGHNGAGKTTLLGSLCGSVKPTSGTILFSGREISHAAELRRLCAYMPQPHVPLRGVTPVEALCCAAGMRGISRRRAVRLTNDFLGRLDIEQYSHVAGENLSGGCRRLVSLGMALVQEASVILLDEPTNDVDPIRRSRVWKILRQEADQGKTILVVTHNLDEIGSVADNLLIFDCGRLVCNASPRQLTSIDELIRIEVNTADPSLVLTELAATPVLAEDGRLRYVCSSEQAKMLLSRLNMLMGDEPELSFSVQHGTLREAYERIIDVR, translated from the coding sequence ATGGAGCAATACTGTAGTTTATCCGTGCGAGATTTAAATAAGCGGTTCGGGAGATTCTCTTCCGACGTATGGGCGCTGCGGGATGTCAGTTTTTCATTGCCCAAAGGGACACTTACAGGAGTTCTCGGACATAATGGTGCAGGTAAGACCACGTTACTCGGGTCGCTTTGCGGATCAGTGAAACCGACTTCTGGAACCATACTTTTTTCCGGAAGAGAAATATCCCATGCAGCCGAGCTGAGACGTCTATGCGCGTATATGCCGCAGCCACATGTCCCTTTGCGCGGGGTCACTCCTGTCGAGGCTTTATGCTGCGCAGCCGGCATGCGTGGCATATCTCGTCGTCGTGCGGTTCGCCTAACGAATGACTTCTTGGGTCGTCTGGACATTGAGCAATATTCGCATGTCGCAGGAGAGAATCTATCTGGTGGCTGCAGACGCCTAGTCTCTTTGGGGATGGCTCTCGTTCAGGAGGCTTCCGTAATACTGCTGGACGAACCGACCAACGATGTGGATCCGATTCGTCGAAGCAGAGTATGGAAAATACTCCGGCAGGAAGCCGACCAAGGCAAAACAATACTTGTAGTGACTCACAATCTAGATGAGATAGGTTCGGTGGCCGACAATTTGTTGATCTTCGACTGCGGTCGCCTCGTATGTAATGCGTCACCACGCCAACTCACTTCTATTGACGAACTTATACGGATCGAAGTCAACACTGCGGATCCCTCTTTGGTTTTGACGGAATTAGCTGCAACTCCGGTACTGGCTGAGGACGGTCGGCTACGCTATGTCTGCTCGTCGGAACAAGCCAAAATGCTACTGAGCCGGCTGAACATGCTGATGGGCGATGAGCCAGAACTGTCGTTCTCGGTGCAACACGGCACGTTGCGCGAAGCATATGAAAGGATAATCGACGTCCGATGA
- a CDS encoding response regulator transcription factor, with protein MDNDRLALRLLSASLKRLLPGCTVLAPVDTGAEAIAVCTSHHCPDLLLADVSMSDINGLVVCRTIRKENWKTSVLMMTSFSVAEYAAEAVASGAQGIIHKDNPKTIAEALLQIKETGICSDRFLNAHDSFLRLKSEKNKDLSPREMEIVDRWARGRSMSDIAEELSIGQTTVRTHLEHAASKLGVANNRALISAWMHLNR; from the coding sequence ATGGATAACGACCGGCTGGCATTGCGATTGCTTTCAGCCAGTCTCAAACGCCTACTTCCCGGCTGTACGGTTCTTGCACCAGTCGATACTGGCGCTGAGGCCATAGCCGTCTGTACTTCGCATCACTGTCCGGATCTGTTGTTGGCGGATGTCTCCATGTCTGATATCAACGGATTGGTGGTGTGCCGGACGATTAGAAAAGAGAATTGGAAGACATCCGTACTCATGATGACATCATTCAGCGTCGCCGAATATGCTGCAGAAGCGGTGGCTTCGGGAGCCCAGGGAATCATACATAAGGACAATCCGAAAACAATCGCCGAGGCTTTGCTGCAGATAAAGGAAACAGGAATCTGTTCTGATCGTTTTCTGAATGCCCACGATTCGTTTTTGCGGCTGAAGTCAGAGAAGAACAAGGATCTGTCCCCTCGTGAAATGGAAATCGTTGATCGATGGGCGCGAGGGAGATCGATGTCCGACATAGCGGAGGAATTATCGATCGGTCAGACCACGGTGCGGACCCATCTTGAACATGCCGCGTCCAAGCTGGGGGTAGCGAACAACCGTGCATTGATTTCCGCCTGGATGCATCTCAATCGCTGA
- a CDS encoding sensor histidine kinase, translating into MNTAFTFPSKIIRRYVAHPCLSLLSLLGLSLALMEIIQIGPMPLLPAMLYGVLAVSFVLLPAIGGQACWAIIVAGSVISISLTQDSPFVISGMLIALGILAFSGTVPEWLIAMLICSCTYIARSVMVENFNVFVSVSVTVMFLASLLAGRLVALRQQAFIREEQRLKLQIELQQLDYMRQKNRLAIQIHDSLTNNLSDISLMARVHIDENIPDSDDWAIVLEHSQEAFTQVHDIIDILSSEDKDAKSETTFMVELRNLLDERCSHLHALGYDGNTAIDGCCIKASPEEKEEALSLIRELCNNIQRHGSPRNGSFELLVKLSPSSMEISEMNDIAAGSALTAFEQSGRGLSLHSKRIQEMGGELNYRSDDGLWVLYAKIPLSHMETTKT; encoded by the coding sequence ATGAATACGGCGTTTACGTTTCCGTCAAAAATAATTCGGCGCTATGTGGCACATCCCTGCTTGTCCCTTCTGTCGCTGCTGGGGCTGTCTCTTGCCCTGATGGAGATAATCCAGATTGGTCCCATGCCTCTTCTGCCGGCAATGCTCTATGGAGTGCTTGCGGTTTCCTTTGTCCTTCTTCCTGCCATTGGAGGCCAAGCATGTTGGGCCATCATTGTTGCAGGTTCCGTGATCTCCATCTCCCTCACTCAGGACAGTCCCTTCGTTATCAGCGGCATGCTCATCGCTCTCGGCATTCTTGCGTTCTCCGGAACCGTGCCTGAATGGCTGATCGCAATGCTGATTTGTTCCTGTACGTATATAGCGCGAAGCGTTATGGTGGAGAACTTCAATGTTTTCGTTTCCGTGTCGGTCACGGTCATGTTCTTGGCCAGCTTGCTTGCCGGCAGATTGGTAGCGCTTCGCCAACAGGCTTTTATCAGAGAAGAGCAAAGGCTGAAATTGCAGATTGAGCTTCAGCAGCTTGATTATATGAGGCAAAAGAATCGTCTTGCGATACAGATACATGATTCCTTGACCAATAATCTTTCGGATATCTCATTAATGGCCCGGGTTCATATCGATGAAAACATACCTGACAGCGATGATTGGGCAATCGTTCTTGAACATAGTCAAGAGGCGTTCACGCAAGTGCACGACATCATAGACATCCTTTCCTCGGAAGACAAGGACGCGAAATCAGAAACGACGTTCATGGTTGAACTGCGTAATCTGCTGGATGAAAGATGCAGCCATCTTCATGCGCTGGGGTATGACGGAAATACGGCCATCGACGGATGCTGCATCAAAGCTTCGCCGGAAGAAAAGGAAGAAGCGTTATCCCTGATAAGAGAACTCTGCAACAACATACAGCGTCACGGTTCCCCACGCAATGGCTCGTTCGAGTTGCTGGTCAAGCTATCACCATCGTCAATGGAAATTAGCGAGATGAATGATATTGCAGCCGGATCGGCGCTGACTGCATTCGAACAATCGGGAAGGGGCCTTTCACTGCACTCAAAACGAATACAGGAAATGGGAGGCGAACTTAACTATAGAAGCGATGATGGATTGTGGGTGCTCTACGCCAAAATTCCGCTGAGTCATATGGAGACAACAAAAACTTGA
- a CDS encoding MFS transporter: protein MSVDLTITSLTGSSLAPAPWMATFPIACIFIGTVIGTPAMGRLVGRFGYRQVFVFGALLAVLGGISSATALRFHQFPLLCIGTFCVGIYQSGTNYYRYAAADSMPGKESKAINGILSAGAIASIIGPVLATFFGTATNIEYEGSYYVVSVLAACAVIVLLALPKIQSPTPAHMRDKATASTTPNYPALLTRPRFVLGATISFVASFVMVLVMSGAPIVLESTFSQNAQTRMVAMQLHMVGMYLPTLFAIFIFHKKNSEMAQALTGLIIGMLGTVVALAASASYAVTLDLLLIGISWSLCYAAGSALLTKSYTESERSWARGVGELAPVLGQVLGSVLAGVLLAAGWKTVFVTVLAMIVCALIAMAGYRNKIKS from the coding sequence ATGAGCGTGGATCTGACAATCACCTCACTGACCGGTTCGTCCCTCGCGCCAGCACCATGGATGGCAACATTCCCGATAGCGTGCATATTCATCGGTACGGTGATCGGCACACCGGCAATGGGACGCTTGGTGGGGCGATTCGGCTATCGGCAAGTATTCGTCTTCGGCGCCCTTCTAGCCGTCTTGGGTGGAATATCCTCAGCCACGGCTTTGCGATTCCACCAGTTCCCATTGCTCTGTATAGGGACGTTCTGTGTGGGCATATACCAGTCGGGGACGAACTACTACCGGTATGCCGCAGCCGATTCCATGCCCGGCAAAGAAAGCAAGGCAATCAACGGAATCCTATCGGCAGGAGCCATAGCAAGCATCATCGGCCCGGTTCTGGCGACATTCTTCGGCACTGCGACCAACATCGAATACGAGGGATCATATTACGTCGTCAGCGTGCTCGCCGCCTGCGCGGTAATCGTGCTGCTGGCGCTCCCGAAAATTCAGTCGCCAACTCCCGCGCATATGCGCGACAAAGCTACCGCGAGCACAACCCCCAATTATCCGGCATTGCTGACCCGACCCCGGTTCGTGCTGGGCGCGACCATCAGCTTCGTCGCATCATTCGTCATGGTGCTCGTGATGAGCGGCGCACCCATAGTCTTGGAGAGCACGTTCTCCCAAAACGCGCAAACCAGAATGGTCGCCATGCAACTGCACATGGTCGGCATGTACCTGCCAACCCTGTTCGCCATCTTCATTTTCCACAAGAAAAACAGCGAAATGGCGCAGGCGTTGACGGGGTTGATCATCGGCATGCTCGGCACAGTCGTCGCACTCGCCGCGTCGGCTTCGTATGCCGTCACTCTGGATCTGCTGCTGATCGGAATATCCTGGTCGCTGTGCTACGCCGCAGGCAGCGCCCTGTTGACAAAATCCTATACGGAGTCGGAACGTTCGTGGGCGCGAGGCGTCGGCGAACTCGCTCCCGTATTGGGACAGGTGCTGGGAAGTGTGCTCGCTGGCGTGCTGCTGGCCGCGGGGTGGAAAACCGTATTCGTCACCGTGCTGGCGATGATCGTATGCGCGCTCATCGCCATGGCAGGATATCGCAATAAAATCAAGTCATGA
- a CDS encoding MFS transporter has product MALDVGKALKSKTLVVGVLSMSLLMSASNAVSGTIPAMKEAFSDYSAANVELLTTVPTIGSMVGTALTGLFANAIGRKKIAMAGFLISAVTGVIPAFFPYYWPILISRMFFGFGSALFVTLSVSYITDLYDGDMQRKLLGWRQAVGNLGDVVLLFVASLLITINWQSTYLIFFLLFVPMVLVGMFIPKEFDNFSIRSALVDDEGHVVDKSASQKQTTNWQVLWLAFIFLVVSMLYNVMSIKLASYVVDEGIGSASLATLIFSFLVVATILSGVLFDKVAKVTKRLTVTISEVVIGICFIATALTKNVPLMFALVLIAGFAWGIINPALTARFVDYSPAHSMNLTTSIVIIGINIGCLISPYFFALTASIFGNSSAGFAIIVGGALYLVMVVIELITLKVDKKLTV; this is encoded by the coding sequence ATGGCATTAGATGTTGGCAAAGCGTTGAAATCCAAGACCTTGGTGGTCGGCGTCTTGTCGATGTCGTTGCTGATGTCCGCCAGCAATGCAGTCAGCGGCACCATACCGGCGATGAAGGAGGCGTTCTCCGACTATTCCGCGGCGAACGTCGAACTGCTGACCACGGTGCCGACGATCGGCTCGATGGTCGGCACGGCATTGACCGGCCTATTCGCCAATGCCATCGGCAGGAAGAAAATCGCGATGGCGGGATTCCTCATATCCGCCGTCACAGGCGTGATTCCGGCGTTCTTCCCGTACTATTGGCCGATTCTCATATCGCGTATGTTCTTCGGCTTCGGGTCGGCGCTGTTCGTCACCTTGAGTGTGTCGTACATCACCGACCTGTATGACGGCGATATGCAACGCAAGCTGCTTGGGTGGAGACAGGCGGTCGGCAATCTTGGCGACGTCGTGCTGCTGTTCGTCGCCAGTCTGCTGATCACCATCAACTGGCAATCCACGTACCTCATCTTCTTCCTGTTGTTCGTCCCCATGGTGCTCGTGGGCATGTTCATTCCGAAGGAGTTCGATAACTTCAGCATTCGCAGCGCGCTCGTCGACGATGAGGGCCACGTCGTCGACAAGAGCGCCTCGCAGAAGCAGACGACGAACTGGCAGGTGCTGTGGCTGGCGTTCATCTTCCTGGTGGTCTCCATGCTTTACAACGTCATGTCCATCAAGCTCGCCAGCTATGTGGTCGATGAAGGCATCGGTTCCGCATCGCTCGCCACATTGATCTTCAGCTTCCTCGTCGTCGCCACCATCCTCTCCGGCGTGTTGTTCGACAAGGTCGCCAAGGTCACCAAGCGCCTGACGGTGACCATCTCCGAAGTGGTCATCGGCATCTGTTTCATCGCCACTGCGCTGACGAAGAACGTGCCGCTGATGTTCGCCCTGGTGCTGATTGCCGGCTTCGCATGGGGCATCATCAACCCCGCGCTGACCGCACGATTCGTGGACTACTCGCCCGCGCACTCGATGAACCTGACCACGTCCATCGTGATTATCGGCATCAACATCGGCTGTCTGATCTCCCCGTACTTCTTCGCGCTGACGGCAAGCATCTTCGGCAATTCCTCGGCCGGATTCGCCATCATCGTCGGTGGTGCGCTCTACCTCGTGATGGTGGTCATCGAGCTGATCACCCTCAAGGTGGACAAGAAGCTCACGGTGTGA